The following proteins come from a genomic window of Lolium rigidum isolate FL_2022 chromosome 5, APGP_CSIRO_Lrig_0.1, whole genome shotgun sequence:
- the LOC124653420 gene encoding auxin-responsive protein IAA31-like has translation MAATAMDYAHVDVENLKATELRLGLPGAEETDKMPTSRAGSKRAHAGDHHEEELKAAPPAAKAQVVGWPPVRSYRKSCFQQQSSSKSKATAPAEVQKQEEVAVSVVAAAPPAAAGSGGSLFVKVSMDGAPYLRKIDLKMYKGYRELREALEAMFLGFSGDAASVNPSDFAVTYEDKDGDLMLVGDVPFEMFMSTCKRMRIMKGSEARGLGSSKE, from the exons ATGGCAGCCACCGCCATGGACTACGCGCATGTCGACGTGGAGAACCTCAAGGCTACTGAGCTGAGGCTCGGCCTTCCGGGCGCTGAGGAGACCGACAAGATGCCGACATCCAGGGCCGGCAGCAAGCGCGCTCACGCCGGAGACCACCACGAGGAGGAGCTcaaggccgcgccgccggccgcgaaGGCGCAGGTGGTTGGGTGGCCGCCGGTGAGGTCTTACAGGAAGAGCTGCTTCCAGCAGCAGTCGAGCAGCAAGAGCAAGGCGACCGCGCCTGCAGAGGTCCAGAAGCAGGAGGAGGTCGCCGTCTCCGttgtggcggcggcgccacctgcCGCGGCAGGCAGCGGCGGTTCACTGTTCGTGAAGGTGAGCATGGACGGAGCCCCCTACCTGAGGAAGATCGACCTCAAGATGTACAAGGGCTACCGGGAGCTCAGGGAGGCCCTCGAGGCCATGTTCCTCGGCTTCTCCGGCGACGCCGCCAGCGTGAACCCGTCAGACTTTGCCGTCACCTACGAGGACAAGGACGGCGACCTCATGCTTGTCGGCGATGTACCATTCGA GATGTTCATGAGCACTTGTAAGAGGATGAGGATCATGAAGGGATCCGAAGCCAGAGGcctaggatcatcaaaagagtga
- the LOC124653141 gene encoding auxin-responsive protein IAA31-like produces the protein MAAAAMSYVHADVENLKATELRLGLPGAEESDKMPTPPSTPRVGNKRALAGDLREEEPKTAPPAAKAQVVGWPPVRSYRKSCFQQQSTKSKVSAPAPEKKQEEVAVAAVVAPPAAAGSGGSLYVKVSMDGAPYLRKIDLKMYKGYRELREALEAMFLGFSGDASSVNPSDFAVTYEDKDGDLMLVGDVPFEMFMSTCKRMRIMKGSEARGLGSSKE, from the exons ATGGCAGCCGCCGCAATGAGCTACGTGCATGCCGACGTGGAGAACCTCAAGGCGACCGAGCTGAGGCTTGGCCTGCCGGGCGCCGAGGAGTCGGACAAGATGCCGACCCCGCCGTCTACGCCCAGGGTCGGTAACAAGCGCGccctcgccggcgacctccgcgAGGAGGAGCCCAAGAccgcgccgccggctgccaaggcTCAGGTGGTTGGCTGGCCGCCAGTGAGGTCCTACAGGAAGAGCTGCTTCCAGCAGCAGAGCACCAAGAGCAAGGTGTCCGCTCCTGCTCCTGAGAAGAAGCAGGAGGAGGTTGCAGTTGCAGCGGTAGTGGCGCCGCCCGCCGCAGCAGGCAGCGGAGGATCACTGTACGTGAAGGTGAGCATGGACGGGGCCCCCTACCTGAGGAAGATCGACCTCAAGATGTACAAGGGTTACCGCGAGCTCAGGGAGGCCCTGGAGGCCATGTTCCTCGGCTTCTCCGGCGACGCCTCTAGTGTCAACCCGTCCGACTTCGCCGTGACCTACGAGGACAAGGACGGCGACCTCATGCTCGTCGGTGACGTGCCCTTCGA GATGTTCATGAGTACCTGCAAGAGGATGAGGATCATGAAGGGATCCGAAGCAAGAGGCCTTGGCTCTTCAAAGGAGTGA